A stretch of DNA from Dokdonia sp. PRO95:
GTACACAAAGGGTTAATGTAATTTCCACTCCCCTATACTTAATTTATAAACGACTATCAACATAGTGATAAATCTATAAAATAAATTACTATGATAGCACTTTAAGAATAGCGTTGGTTACATTCAGTAAATTTTCAACCTTCTCAACATTACAAGCATCACATTTTGTATTTAATAAGTCTAAATTTCATATACTAGAATTCCAAATAATTATTTGAATCTTAGAAGATGTTATTCTCATTACATAGTTTGATTCATTGATAAGCTCTAAATTCCTAATAATTATGCTATCAACAATAAAATTTCCTATCACAATAACTCTAGTATTTGTTTAAATCTCAGTAACAAATTTTGTTTTATTTTATTTTTCCTATCTTAGATACGCATAGATATAAATCCCTAGTATCTAAATAATTATGCGCTACATTTAAAATAGTCGTTAGTTTGTAATCTAACGGTTTTGGTAAATGTTATCATATTTCTGAAAACAGCCTAATGCTTCTTCAGTAGCATTAATCTTAAGATTTATGAATAAGCTTTGTTTTACTGCTGAAGTATTCTTAACTAACCACCGCCCCATATGAATAGTTTTGATATTAATTTTTTAATAGTTTCCTCATTTACCGCCATCTTTGGTGTTTTCGGAGTTTATCACTTTGTTTCTTATTTAATTTTAAGGCACAAAATTCTGTGTCACTATTGTATCATACTTTTTGGACTTACACTACATTGGAGTTGGTCACTTTTTCCAGACGGATTTCTTCCTGAGGTAATTCAAAAAAATGGATCGCTTATCTCTGCAATGACTACCACCTTTGGATTTTTATTGTTTACAACCAATTATTTAAATATTCATCGCGGCAATCATCCTAAAATATCACGTAGTTATACTTTTTTAAAATATAGCACAGTTTTAATCCCAATTCTTTTTGTTCTCAATATTCTAACTATCCATATTCCTTGGTTACATAGTTCGCTCGTAATGTCTGCAGCCATTACTGCTTTGCTATCTGTACTTTTGAATATTTTCTCTGGGATTCGCTTATTTAATGAAGAGCGTTTTAATAAATACTATTTGTATGCGTATTCCCCAATGCTCCTCTCCTCAGTTATCTATATAAGTGCATGGTTTTTAAAGGAAAACTATAATGTTGATAGGGAGTTTATCGTATTCATTACGTCATTACTTATTACACTCCAACTTATTTTATTTTCTATTCTCGTTAGTTATAAGTTTAAGTTTATAGAAAAGTCTAACATGAGGACGCAGGTAGAAACTAATAAAATGCTTGCTTTAGAAGTAGACAAGCAGACGAAAGATCTACAAATTGCAAAACAAGATGTAGAGAGTAAAAATCGCGAACTTGAGTCTGTCAATTCTCTTAAAAACAAGCTGTTTTCTTTGCTTACACATGACGTTAGAGGACCTCTGCATAATATTTCTTTACTGGTCAATCTACTTGAAAACCAAATAGAGGACAATGAACTAAAAGAAATCTCACAAAGTCTCAAAAATGAGTTGGATGAGAGAATTGCCATGGTAAGCGCCTTACTAGACTGGTCATATAATCAGCTAGAAGGAATTAAACTCAATAAAAAGCACTGCGATATTGAAGAAATATTTAATACTATGGCTAAGCAATTTCAACGCCCAGCAAAAGAAAAGGACGTAAAGCTATTATTCGAAATTGAAACCCCTACCCTATTTATTGATGAAAATATGTTTAAAGTAGTCTTACGTAATTTGATTTCAAACGCCATAAAATTTAGTACAAAGAATCAAAATGTCATATTATCCAGCAAGAAAGGGCCAGATGGCATTGAAATAGGCGTACAGGATTTTGGTGTGGGAATGACAACTAGCTGGCATAAAAATCTAGTTAAAGATTGCATACCAAAAACAACATTAGGCACTAAGGGAGAACAAGGGACTGGCTTTGGGCTACTCATTACAAAAGACTTCGTAGAAATGAATGGAGGCGAACTCTTCTGTACAAGTACACCAAATGAAGGCACCCATTTTGTAATGCGGTTTTGAGGTGAGGCTTTATCTAAAGTGTATCAGCTCGAATCAATCACTTTTCAATAAATAATGTTGTTTTTTAATTTTAATACTTTCATTAAAGAAGTACTATTCTATTAATTTTGATTCGAGTATCAGAACAGTATGAGCTATCCATTTTGTTTAAACATAAATAAACATAGTTCCCGCTTAATATTTAGAATAAATTCAAGTACATCCTAGACACTTTATGATATCCTCAATTTATTTTTTTTCTTTTTAAAAGAAATTCTTTTAAAGCAATTATTTCAATAGGTTTAGTAAGAATGTCGTATCCATTACTTAATCCTTTTTCATTTAAACTTTCTTCAATTTTATGATTTCCCGTCATAACAATTATTTTCTCTGATGAATAATTTATAGACTGAAGTTTTTTAAGTATTCCAAAACCATCTAAATCACTTTTTACTGATAAAGATATATCTACTATAACAGCATCGTATTTATTAACTTTTTCGAATGATTTGAAATCTTGTGATTTTGTATAAACAGAAAAATTTATTGCCTTATTGAAGAATAAATCGTTTACATAATTAAAAGCTGTTTCTAAAAAGACAAACTCATTCTCAAAAATTAGAACTTCCATAACTTAAAACTTTTTAAATTCTATACTAAAAAATAATATATGATTTTTTGACCATAACCTACCATTTAATCCCATTTGATCAAGGAAATCCTTAATTTCTATTAAACCGTGTGTATTTCTTTTTAATATTGCCATTCTATCATCAGAATTAAAATCCCTCACAAAACTTGGTTCAGTTTCTTGAGAACTGTGAATAAAATTATTATGAAAAGTCATAATATATTTGGAATCAAGCTGTTCTATTTGCACACCATAATTATTATCCAACTTATATTTACTAATGTTACTAAGCCAATTTGAAAAAACCAAATCGATACCAGTTTCATTCATCTTTACTTTATTATTCAATTCTTTATCTTTTCCAATAAATTCATACTCGAAATGAATGCTATTTAAATGAAATGATACAGATTCTCTTAATCTTACTAAGATATTAATAAATGGATAATAATTACTTTCAAGAACGTTAAATGGATTATTAGACTTTTCTAATATCGTATCTGCTCTATCGAGTATCAATTTTAAGGAAGTTCGCAACTTGTTTCTTTCGTGCCTCAAGT
This window harbors:
- a CDS encoding response regulator, whose protein sequence is MEVLIFENEFVFLETAFNYVNDLFFNKAINFSVYTKSQDFKSFEKVNKYDAVIVDISLSVKSDLDGFGILKKLQSINYSSEKIIVMTGNHKIEESLNEKGLSNGYDILTKPIEIIALKEFLLKRKKIN
- a CDS encoding sensor histidine kinase, which codes for MNSFDINFLIVSSFTAIFGVFGVYHFVSYLILRHKILCHYCIILFGLTLHWSWSLFPDGFLPEVIQKNGSLISAMTTTFGFLLFTTNYLNIHRGNHPKISRSYTFLKYSTVLIPILFVLNILTIHIPWLHSSLVMSAAITALLSVLLNIFSGIRLFNEERFNKYYLYAYSPMLLSSVIYISAWFLKENYNVDREFIVFITSLLITLQLILFSILVSYKFKFIEKSNMRTQVETNKMLALEVDKQTKDLQIAKQDVESKNRELESVNSLKNKLFSLLTHDVRGPLHNISLLVNLLENQIEDNELKEISQSLKNELDERIAMVSALLDWSYNQLEGIKLNKKHCDIEEIFNTMAKQFQRPAKEKDVKLLFEIETPTLFIDENMFKVVLRNLISNAIKFSTKNQNVILSSKKGPDGIEIGVQDFGVGMTTSWHKNLVKDCIPKTTLGTKGEQGTGFGLLITKDFVEMNGGELFCTSTPNEGTHFVMRF